From the genome of Syngnathoides biaculeatus isolate LvHL_M chromosome 4, ASM1980259v1, whole genome shotgun sequence:
AATGACTCTGCATTATGGACAGGGCAATGCACAGGTTCCCAATCCAGCAGATGGCCCATGATGTTtgttccttctctctctctctctctctctctctctctctttctctgccTTTCTCAATTTTTGAGGACAGCACAGTGATCTAGGGGTTGTaatatttgcctcacagttctgaggtttaggTTTAACTGCAAGCTGCATCCCTTTCTTTGCATCGTGTTCCCTGTGCTTTggtatttttggacattttctttGTTAGCTTGATTGAAAACTCAaagttgtccataggtgtgaatttgagtgtgggaggacatgcaaactccacccagacGTGGTCGGGATTCGAAGcccagtcctgagaactgtgaggcagatcctCTGGCCAGTCAGACCCTCACCCTAACCCAATAGAATACCAAAAAACGGGCCAGATTAGACCAAAACCCGTTTGTTCCACGCGCTGCTCATCAGGTGCCCTCTTCCCTCAGCCCTGGGGTGCGGCACCCCACCTGTCGAGCCGCAGACTTCCCGCGTGGTCAACGGCGAAGATGCCAAGCCTCACAGCTGGCCCTGGCAGGTAAAGCTAACACGTCCACATCACACATCTGCCTGGCTTTTCCAATCTGCTGGCATGCCTCCCACGCCTGGCACGCGCTTCTTAGCTGACAGACTTGAGAGCTACCGAAAGTGTCGTAATTAGAGGTTTGCCTCAGAAATGAGCTGCCATCCAGTGCCAGCGCCttcttgtgagtgtgtgtgtgtttgttcgaCGTGCAGATTTCGCTTCAGTACGAGAGGGCTGGAGAGTGGAGGCACACTTGTGGGGGATCCCTGATTGCTGACAACTGGGTCATGACTGCCGCTCATTGCATCAAGTAGGAGTGTTAACATACAAAAATTCATACGCGCAACCACATAGACAGCTGGCATGAATGCAGCCCGTGACTAAAAGACCTCAGGTTTGATTCTAGCCGGTTGGCATCTGCATTTGTGGCTGAGGTGCTCTCCAGAAAGGAACCCAAAGGGCCTTTCGTGGGATTTGGGAAAGCTTCCCATTCTTTTGAGTGTAACACTGTGGTGTCATATTCAAAATGTATGCATAAAAGTCAATAAAAAAGGCTTACATTTTCAGCTAATTATAATTTTGGGACACTTACAAcagtaaataaatcaaatcaaatgaaattgaaatgataTGCTCAAACGGCATGTGCATGTTTGTGCCCGCCTGCAGCAAGAAGCTCTCCTACAGGGTGTTTGTGGGCAAACACAACCTGGTGGAGGACGAGGCCGGCTCCAAGGCCATCCTGCCTGAGAAGATCATCGTGCATGAGAAATGGAACCCCATCTTCGTGGCTTTCGGGTAAGACACGCTCTTATTTAAAATAGAGATGGTGGGCTCTGGAGTAGCCAGTTGattgagtttattttttcattgctGGGCTTCTTTTTGCATTTGACAACGCACTGATTGGGCTGGTAGGGCTAAAAGGCTCAAATTTAAGACCCGAAAGCAGCACTGTTTGTAGGTTCATGTATATTCATGTAAACGTGCTTTCACAGAAGCAACAGCGGTGGACCACAGTACTTGTTAGGTTTCTGCTTTTCAGTATTTCATAACACTTTTCCAGTCAAACGCACGTTATACAACTGAGCAGACACCATTATTCAAAATcttttttgatatattttttccagCTCTACTGTCCTTGGATGCATGTCccagattattttttaaaaattttgtgaAATGCCATTGactgtctgaaaaaaaaagcatgtgtgGTTGAGCTGTATAACGCTTTAAGTAACAGATATTTAAGAACAGATTgtgaagcaacacatgtagggagacaaaataacaatactcacgggcatatattctttttccTCTGCAAAAACAGGTAATATAACTACTGCACTTTACTAAGTCACTTCCAGTAGCTGTCAAACTCTTCGTTTGTAGCTGTGTGGCTGGAAAAATACTGCCCCTCGGTGGCTAAGTCATACACACCATAAAAAGCTGTAATAAATGAATCATGATGAACAAAACGTTTTATTTCTTACATGTGACTTAATTTTgttggaattttgtttttgaaagctACAATATGATACtgttccattttctttattaaaaccCCATAGTAAAAAATTCAATAGGGAATGtttatttgagatttttttttttttaattatgaccaaaatcaCAGAACACATTAAACCCACTGTACTGCAAAAATATTAGTTTAATGAGTCTcgggaaaacaaaaatcttcaaacattttcaatctattgttttaatgtttttgtaaagaTGAATGAGGcaaagcttttgttttgaacaaCCTCATATTCCTTTATCTTCACTTTTTGAGAAGGAATTCAATTTCATCTGTTGTAAACGCTTGTATGGAAATAAAAGTTGCTTTCATGTTAAGGTTGGttccttttccaaaaaaaactCTTATACTGAATAAAACTGTCATGTTGTATGACTCACGGAGAAACGACATCGCCATGATCAAACTGTCCGAGCCGGTGACACTGAGCGACCAGGTTCAGCTGGCGTGCATCCCCCCCGCTGACACCCTGCTGACCAACCTCTACCCCTGCTTCATCACTGGATGGGGTAGACTGTACAGTAAGTGgttcattttgtttgatttcatttgataGCTGAGCAGCCACAGGCTGTCCTGATGTCTTTTGGACGACGTTTGG
Proteins encoded in this window:
- the ela3l gene encoding elastase 3 like; the protein is MIPIVLASVLIAAALGCGTPPVEPQTSRVVNGEDAKPHSWPWQISLQYERAGEWRHTCGGSLIADNWVMTAAHCINKKLSYRVFVGKHNLVEDEAGSKAILPEKIIVHEKWNPIFVAFGNDIAMIKLSEPVTLSDQVQLACIPPADTLLTNLYPCFITGWGRLYTGGPIADKLQQALMPVADHPTCSQPDWWGIAVRTTMVCAGGDGIVAGCNGDSGGPLNCKNMEGTWEVHGIASFVSGLGCNYQKKPTVFTRVSAFNDWIDQVMMNN